DNA sequence from the Solea solea chromosome 12, fSolSol10.1, whole genome shotgun sequence genome:
ccccacccactcctgcactgctgctgtatacacacaaacgctccctatgtcaggtttgatagtattgcttgacagagtccAGAAGGATGCATcgtacaaataatgttacgtgattgtttctgttcatgaagacaaaTGACTCAATTACTCAAAGTTATACATTGCACAGCAGTTCCACTTGCCGTCATcgtattttatttgtgtttctctcGTGCAGATGTCGACTCTACAGGTCACTACTTTGAGCAGAGTCTAAGTGCATATGAAAACTCTGTCGGTGCACAGGACCCAGCCTTTCTCTCTGCCCAGGATGATTTCTGTCGTTTCCTCCTCTTCAATGGCCAGCAAGaggttttatacacacacacacagacacacacacacacatactggtgtACCATCAGTCATacaatgtgtttgttgtgactCTGGTTATGCAATTTCAAGCTCCATGCACATTTTGTCATTAGTTTGTTAATAATCAAACGGTTGATCCCACCTATTTAAAAGGTTAAGGGTATTTCCAGCAGTGGCAAGAGATGACTTTCGACTTCCATGCATTTTTGTATGCACCATTGCAGAGATGTGTGGAGATCCAGAGATCCTCTCTCCCTTTGAAGCGATCTACATTTGGTGACCTTAGCACCGAGGTAGCGGACACTCTTCAGCTGATTGGGAGTGTGGAGATGACTGAGGGCAGGATGGTGCAGGCCCACAGGACTATGACCAAGGTAATTACACATTGCAGAACACAAATAGCACCTGTCATGTTGTATTTGTCTGTTACGACCCATAAATATATGTTTGAACTCTTGGATGCAGTAGTAGTTATCAAACTTGACATTGTTGTTGCCAAACGTTTCACGTGGGTGGGTTTAATAAAAGGCCAGGAGAGAGCGGATGTGTGGCCACGCAGCTACACCAGTGAGAGGTTTTTTAAAGGTACACACAGTCCCTGTCATGGTGAGACGAGTTATTCCTGCCACCTCTTTAAATCTCAGTGCTATCAGAGTCGCATTCTAATCTTGGAAGGGTGCAGTGTGCACAGCCATCGTCCCGGGTGTAAAATATCACACAGAGTGACTTTGTGTTTCCTCAGTCTGAACGGAGCCTGACAGATAGGTGACTATGGAAAAAGAAAGTCACTCTCCTAAgtgctgttaattaaagggaCACTGACCCTGATTAGTGTGGCATGCTATTATGTCCTTTGAAACAAAAATGAGTGTTCTGAATAAACATTTTAGCTAATTTTTACCACCATTCTCCTCTCATATGTTACTGTTTACTCTTATgtaacaagtgttttttttttttaccttaagtATGACATCACATAAGCTCACTGCCTGTTAAACATACTTAAATACACACGTAAAAGGGGGATTTCTTACTAGTTATAGCTTGCCCAAGTGAAGTATGTTGGTTGCTATGCTGCTTTGTTGTGACATTAAAGTTCAGAGGGTTCCAAGTATGACAGGGTGTATCAAAGCTCACTTTCCTCACTGCACGTCCAACTACTGACCTTTCTGAAGTACACTGACACAGAGCAGATGTGTAAAGGTTGCTCTTTCCCTGTCATCTGCTCGTATCAACACACGCATTGTTTTCCAAAAGGAAAGCTGGCTCTTACAGCACTGTAGACACAGTACATGTCCCTAACtttcaaaaagcaaaacaaagagaacaatggctcacacatacacacagttccCCCCTTCCTCTGTGGTCCTGCTGAAAAAAAGGCCTTCCATTACATCAACCTTAGCAACAGTGAAAATATCCATGAGAGCAGATGGATCTGTTCCAGGTTACGGAGTGTTTTCGTTTCCCTGGCAAAGAGGGGAACCTTtcattccctctctccctgatttttaaaaaaaaaggatcgcTTTagaagttgttatttttgatgATGCATTACAGAAATGTCAGGCAGGATTTTATCTTGGCTGTTGCGTCACTGTGCAAGTTGTGcaattatattttaaacatgtgtttgtagTTTAAAGTTTGAACTTTTCTGGATTTTGTTAAATGAGGTAATGATGTTATTAAGCCAAGCAACCAGTGACTATTAACTCAAACTAAAAGTaaatgtgttgctgctgtttatCTTAGATTCCTGACTCATTCATGTGGGGTCTGTGTTGACCTGTCACTGCGAGTGGGCAGCACAGGTGGACTGCTACAGCAGTTATTTTGGGATGTTTAGTGCATTCACATGTTGCTAGGAGTGTTTATTCCCCTCTGAGTATGACACAGATCTCTAATCTTCCACTGACAACTCAGTCAACTGTcattaatttaattgtttttttatttatttttacttttaatgtcaGTGCCTTGAGATTCAGAGTTGGACGTATGGGCCTCAGCACAAGAGGACAAAAACAACTCGGAAAGCTGTGGACATGTTGGCCCGGTATCTGTACATCTTATGTATTTGTCAATATATGAACAGTTTCTTATATACTAAGATATTTCATTTCTTACTCTTGATATATAGCATAATTGACAGTTTTTGGTTTTGAGTAAAAGACGTTTAAAACGCAGCAAAGTTTCAGCAATCTAACCAATGCTTTATTTTTCAGGGCACCAGAAGTGGCAGAGAGACTACAAAGACTGGGTAGAAGAAAAATATAAGTGGCAGTGATGAAGCAAACTCAATGCTGGACtcttatactgtaaatattctttattattattattatgtcattgAAACAAATTTGAAGGTTTGGACAAACAATCTATTTTTCCATCAAACCTGCCTGTGGGACAAATAACTATTCCTGATGATTATGTGTCGTCCACACAGTATATTggctttaaagaaaaagtcacacaCGAGTATCATACCCACACAAGGTTTTAATTTCATATTAACATGAATCATTTTCCAGATATGGGGTTGAACCAATTTAAACTTAAGCAATAATGTGAAAGCAGTGAAAATGTTGCATAATCCATGGATGCTAACATTCGCTCAACACTGACTCATTAAAACATTGGTCACAATTAGATTTTCTCTTGCTGATTCTATGAAATGGCACATGGTATTCATTTAACTCCATGTATCAATGTATTAGTGTCATATTTTTGTGTGGAAATTTGCTGATTCTGAAAATTCAAAggcaacaaatctttttaaatgtcgATGTCTTGCAATGAATATATTTATGAAAGCATGAGATTCACACTAAACAATgcatttatgtatattttttaacaaTCCAGTAAGCGAAAGACAATCTGTGAATACATGAATGCAGCCATGAAGACGAACCTAGTGGactttttttctgcctctgcaagttgtacacaacaaaacaaactctgGTGAACACTCGGTTCCACTAAGCTGATGATCCTAAAATAGTCACTGTCGTCAAGACTCTGCCATGTCAGAGTAAAGGTGAATCCCTCGAGCCAGCACTGTGACAACAAACATATGTGTGGACACGCAAAAGACATTCAGACAAAACATGCATAAAGAAAACCGTCCGATGAATACATTTGACTTTTACTACACATACGCGACATCCTTAACTCATTGTAACCCTGCTGCTTCTTCACATTCACTTACtatttgcatttccatttcTAAATTGTGTCGTCCACCATTTTGAATTCACAACTCACTGAATGTTATTCCCCAGTATATTACAATTTATTTagtaatatacattttttgaGGGGAAAACTAATCATGTAGCCATCTATAATACACAACTTTTGtgagtaaatataaataatagcTTTTTGTTTGTGAGTTATTTAACCCTTTTTAAGTTCCACATTTACTTGCACTACGCCGCGACCTCAGAATTTCTAACTTTCTGTTTGGCTCATCTTCTCTTCGCTCTCATGCTGTCAGCTACTTCAGTACACACTCCTTTTACTCCTGATAAAAATAATGTTGcagtaaaacaaacataattcCACTTGGTAGCAGTGCCCAAgataaaatagaaacaaaaggCCCAACAAGGTCAAATTGTGGTGCACAGCACCTCATAACTGCCACCAGCGACTGTTGGTCTGCAAGTGTTGACCAAGAAGACTCCATGATGTAATAGTTGGGCTGGAAACTGCAAAACTGTCTAGTACAGTCTAACAGCACAGGTTAGTACAAAAATAGAGACATCTAGAGTAAATaaacagaaactgttggaaaatAAACAAGCTGTAAGCTTAACAGCGCATTACAGTTAACCACTTTAAACATTGCTACAAAATGTCTAACTAAAGCTAGAAAATatactgttttattgtgttgaaACAAATaccataaaatatatatatatgtaacctCAAACATTTCACTGAAAGCCATAATTGTTTGAATCATGACATGCTGTTTCGGGCACCAGATTAAGGTAAAACACTCTTAGTAACAATCAGTATATCAAATATCAATTAGATATaaattttggggggaaaaaatattatttcaggGCCAGCATAAGCCTTAAAGATGTAGTGCGTAATTTTAAGCCCATCAGCATCATGTGACTTCCTATTcgtatttctcagtatagcagtgttttgttctcatgtcccacattcccatgctgcacgCAGGAAGTGGCTGGACGAAGGCAAGGCTGaccacaacaaaaaataaattgctATAAAAAAAGACACCTGGAGAGTGgctgaaaatgccaagaagtgccAATgagaagtttcagaagtggactctatacagcagaaaaacacatctggaTGTTGGGCAGTTTGAAGGGATAAGCGCAACTGGGTGGCAGAGGTGTGGGGGTAGAAGCactggcagtgttttggtaattaagATTCCTTAGGCAGTCAGAAGATATGCACTGGGGCTTTAAGCTTCATACATATGGCGCTTCACCACTACGTGGTACTAGCACGGCTTGATTCTAGTGTAGCCCCTTGCGCTCATGACTCAGTCTGTGGACGTcacatagtatcggctcagctcgcttggaacctcgcaagagcaggtaccaaaaagaagtaacaggtactatcactaatggaaaagcaataaaaaaaacgtgCCGAGTCACCCCATGCCATGCCAAGTCGAGCCAGGATTGGgaagtggaaaagcgccaatacTTGTGGAATTGATATGCAAGCAAGTAAAGACATCCAAAAATATTTCTGGCTGAATTCTTTCTTAGTCATTTGGGCTGTCCAGGTAAATTGTGGCAACTCTTTTTTCTTGAGAAGTCTTCTCTGGGCTCTCTGAGATTTCGGACAGCAGCTCTTGCTGTGATGACACACCTGAATGGCTGCCCATCTGGAAGTCGAAGGACTTCTCGGATGGCCGGAATTTGATATGTCTCTCAGTGATTTCTGACGCGGATTCTCCTTGGTCTGTGAAGCCTTCATACTCTTCACCATGAGCAATATCTTCTGTTTTGTCAATGCTGAAGCTGTACCCTCCCCCTGCCCCAACATGGAAGGCTTTCTCAAACTCATGGTTAGAGGATCTGAGAGCTGCCATGATCTGCTCTTCAGAAAGATCATCCTCTGCCTCCAGCAGCCCAGAGTCTTCCAGGGTTTGAGAGACATTTAGTTCTGCAACTATAGTCATAGTTCCATTGTCACTTGACTGCTGTACTTTTGTGACGTTAACTGCCATATTCTCAGGACTTTCGCGACTAATTTTAGTGAGAAAGGCCAACTCCTCCTTCAGAGGGCCTGAAACTGAGCTTTGAAGTTTCTCTAAAGCTCCCTTCAGCTGCTCTTTGGGCTCTAATGAGTCCTCTCTCAGGAACTCAAGCATCGACTCCTGCACTACAGGGGAAACACAGATCTCTTCTTCAATGATGCACTCTGGAAAACCATCTTTGAGATCTGACAAGAACTTATATTCATCACCTCTCTTTTTAATTGCTGTGTTTAGTGGAATATTTCCATCTTGATAATACTTCTCGTCTGAAAGGTCATCTACCATGCCATAATGGCCATATGAGGTTATGCCACCACCCTCCTCGGACTCGGAAAGATTATCATCTGGTGTGGAGACAAAATACTCATGCGACTCTTGATCATGGGAGAAGTATGGAGAATCACTCTGTCTAGAGATGTCTTCAACATGAACAGATTCATCCCTAGAAGTATCTGCATCTGTTGTGAAGGATTTTGTCACGTCATGCAACTGCATGTGAGTATCATAAGGGACGTTTTCTAGCTCCTCGATTTGAAAGTATGTTGAGGAGGGCTGATGATAGGTAGATCTGGACATCTCTTTGACTACACCCTCATATTTACTGTGAGAGTCACCTGGTTCCTGGGTAGATCTGGACATCTCTTCGACTTCAACCTTATATTTACTGTGAGAGTCCACTGGTTCCTGGGTAGATCTGGACATCTCTTCGACTTCACCCTCATATTTACTGTGAGAGTTCCCTGGTTCCTGGGTAGATCTGGACATCTCTTCGACTTCAACCTTATATTTACTGTGAGAGTCTACTGGTTTCTGGGTAGATCTGGACATCTCTTCGACTTCAACCTCATATTTACTGTGAGAGTCAACTGGTTCCTGGGTAGATCTGGACATCTCTTTGACTTCAACCTCATATTTACTGTGAGAGTCCACTGGTTCCTGGGTAGATCTGTACATCTCTTCAACTTCAACCTCATATTTACTGCGAGAGTCCACTGGTTCCTCAATGATTTGCACATTGACAGACTTGTTTTGCAGAATCTCTGCTCCCTGCAGGTCACTGAACAGATTCTTGATCATACTTCCTGCTGCTGTATCCTCAATGTCCTCCAGTGACATCTTCTTCGCACCTTGACTCAGAAGTTTATCCAGGGCAGAGTCCTCACCAAaatccacttcctcctccaccttggACTCCAACACAATCTGTGTTTTAGTCGTGCCATTCTCCTCTTCAGTTTTCTCCACATGATACTTGACCTTGGATTCTCCTGGTGAACACACCCGAGCTTCCAAACCTGCTGGTCTGATCACTTTCTCGATGATCTCCTCTACAGACACAGAGTCTAAAATCTTCTGTTCACTTGTAGACTCTGTTTCCCATTCGTCTTCAAACTTAACGCCATAACCATGGTCTCTTTCCATTTCATCTAACAGTTCCCTTTGGCTTTCTGTTTCAATGTCAGTGCTCAGGCTCATCATTGGTGACAGTACCCTCACTGATTTGGTCTCGGCAGTGGGAGACTTGATGGGACTTATTTGGCTCTCTTCCCTAGAGACCTGTTTGATTTTCACAGTTCTCTCTTCTGATGTTTTCTGCACACTGGGACTCATGTGGATTTCATGTTTGCGTGTTTGCTCATCTTTGGCAGAAGCAGCAGTGGTGGTAGATACAGGGGCAGAAGCGGCAGCCCGAGCTTTGCTGAATGATATCATATCTCTTCTGGATGCCGGGCTTTGATAACGAGCTCTGTCTGCAACTGAAATAGGAATGACCTTAGAGGGACTTCTGGACCCAGAGGAAACTATGGGGGATCTCGTCAAGCTTGGCGTTGGTTGGGTATACCGGACATCCGTATGTTGTCTCGTAGTTAACATGGAAGCTCTTGGTGTGTAGGGTTGGGCAGGCTTCTTGATATCTGAGGCACAGAGGAAATATTATTCATTGATCGTTTCACTTGTCCTATTTATTCAGATTTCTTGACACACTTCACTGTTTAGTtttgctttatatttttttcatgtagCATTACCTACAAGTCTTAAAGTGTTATATTGTTTAATACTGTACCTATTATTCTTTCTCTCTGATGCTGATTCACCCTTCTATGAGCATCTTCCagactcactctctcaccctccaGGAGAGCcctgaacaaaacaagacaaaatactcagacaaacacagacaggttATTTTAAAGCTTATCCCTGTggttcaaaaaaaaacaaaacatttttcacatatttgcaaaaagaaaaaagtgaaaatgccTCATACCTCACCAGACGCTGTACATCATTTAGCTCGGCCATCTCAAACCACCTAAACTAAATGCTTCAGGCTAACCTGACTGTAGGAACACAGGACCTAGCCATATAGGGTAGTATACCATCAAAATCACAACAAGCTGCTGCTTAAAAAAGACTTTTGAGGTTATTTGCTGAAACGGCTCACCTATCCATGGCTATGCTTcaccaaacaaacaagagcaaagcaaaatccatcaaaaaaggaACAACCTCTCCCGACAAAGCCCTGCGAATGACTGACCTAAAAATAACAGCTACAATGCAGAGCTGTCCACACTTCCCAGTGAATCCCACAGCAAAAGCTGACTcatgacaacaacagagacacatgcCACTGCCAAGACTCTGGACAAACATTCTGTCTACTCCAGATATTCAGAACACAACTGATGTGCCAGTGGAGAAGAAACTACCATATAGAGACAAAGACATGAGCACATAGACTTCTACAGAAATGACTTGCAATTTGTCAATACCAATAATATGTTGATTGGAGTCTCTAAACGATTATACTAGAAAGTGTGTAGATGTGAATTCCATGAGCTTGGGatgtgatgtttaaaaaaataaatgaaaaataaaatcaaacatgtaTTAAACTAACGTGTTTATTTATGAACTGCTTTAAAAATAGCTTTGCCTCTCGGCAAAAATAGTCTACTAGTATGTGAGCATGTGAGATCCAGGCATGCTCGAAGCATGAAACCAGACATACCATTCTATTATTACATGATATTAAATGCAACATGCAATATGTCTCATTACacaactgataaaaaaaaatgcatatttgcTTGTTTATAATTTTTTAACTGCAGGGAAAGTGTTAACACCAGAGCACTTAGTGCCAAGATCGACAGCTGATTAGGTCTAATGCATTTCATAAAAGAACCAATTAAGCTAAGAGAACTTAAGGCAGTGGGAGGCTGAGTTGAACAATATATcgctagaaaaaaaaagagaatgcaCTGGACTGTTTAAACAAAAGCTGCATTCCCTTTTCTGAGACAAttcaaaatgtctgatttgaaAACATTCGACAGAAAGGGATCATTTTGTTCTTTCTTGACTGACAAGATTGATCAGCTCATCACCTGTAGGCGGCGACCTCCATGCCCAGATCCATCTTAACTTTCAGAAGGTGCTGATGCTCCTGTGTCTTCTCTGCTATAGTGTTGGCCATCAGGTTCCTTTCCTGTTCCAGCTGCTCGACAATCATctatgagggaaaaaaacaaaacagtcaatGAAGAGGTTTTTCAGGTTTTTACAAGTTTCTGGTCTAAAACTTTGctatatattgttttgttgCAGTCGGGGCATAAGAAAACATTGAGACCCTAAAATATCGTAATATAAAGGTCAGTATCAATATTGAAATACATTATGTGCACAATTATTAGGCAAGTGAAAATGTTCAGCTTATTGTCATTTGATGCATATTTTCCAACTCCAACCTACAGTATATGAACTTGAATGCTAACTGGATTTAATCAGGTGATGTGCATAAATATTCTTTACCTCAggcaaaatgggccaaaaaagACCTCTTAAAGTAGCTAAGCCATTGAGGCGCGATAACTGCACAGTCAAACATGTTGTTGCAAATAATCAACAGGGTCGcaagaaacaaattaaaagctAAACCTGAAGCTACCAGGAAACTATTAACCTTCATCATATTCCAGCAATGCAATCTACTTGAAGTATCCAGATGTATCAGGATATGAATCATATCACCTGATTCTTGTTAACTACATGTGCAGTCAGATgttatttgtctctgtattAAGGACCATTTTCCTTGACAATCACTTGACTGATGCtgtaattcttttttattttttttccaaaacatttgATCAGTTTTATAAATGTACCTGTGCTTCTTTGTCTCATCTGAATGTTGTAATAGCACCAGGCTGACCTGCTTGGGTCTCCATCTTTAGGAGACTTAATGGGATTTGTCCGTCTGACAGCTAATTGGTTTAAGTGGCTGGTTTAATCCAGCAGTTATAGAACACTGGGAAGTGGTGGTGTGACCTCTATCTAATCTAGCTATGCAATCCTGTGAGGTCAAACATTGCACATAAGATCCAGATATGTTGGCAGTAATTTAATATTCCCCCCtatttatgtttgtataagtgtatgaTGGCTTtaaataatatgtatatgtatatatatatgtatatatatatatatatgtgtatatatatatatatatatatacatatattattctgcctctgtttggtcaatgtgacattatttgtctGCTGCAtcattcatctgaaaacaatctttgtcaagcaaaactatcagacctgactgagggagtgtttgtgtgtatacaacacCAACACTGTCTCAAAATCTAAACACTGATGTACTCATAAACACAGAgggtcatgtggagctgaactcctttgacaatggtttgaatgtaaaagatgtttgtttatatttagaagTTACATAGTACAGCTTTATGTTTGTTCCATGACTAAGATGGcacttcagtcagtcagtcatcatctaccgctttatcctctgacagagggtcgcggggggtgctgtgccaatctcagctacatcgggcgataggcggggtacaccctggacagttcgccagtccatcgcagggccacacacagatagagacaaacaaccattcactctcacattcactcctatggtcaatttggagtgtccaatttacctataaGATGGCActtcattattaataattaatatattttagttttattcattgtgttgatttgtgtgttaatgtatagttatagatttaaatgttttccagtTATAAGTTTACGTTTACCTTAGAGATGAAAAAGGGAGCCATTCTTGATGCAAAGGCAACAAGAAGGAGCTGCGTCAGTGCCTGTAAGGAGGGTGGGTGTGGCACAGACAAGAGggagctgctgccgctgctgctgctgcagctgcagccatAAAACATGCTGCATATTGGTTTGTTTGTCCTTtcaaaaatctgtatttatgaGCCTCAAATATAACCAAACAGATCTTTTAAGTTTGGTTCTGGTCTCATTTGAAACATTAATTGCagttctttgtctctttgtctcaccTGATAATTGCTCAAGTCCACGCGGAATGTCTCCTGCATGTTTATGAGCTCATCTTCAAGGCGCATCTGGAGGCGACCTTGTTTTTCCGCTTCCTTGCGTAAATTGTCCATCTGTACTGCGTATTGCATCTTCTCCCTCTGCAGGTCACTCAGCATGGCCTGGTCCGCTTTCATCGCCTGCTCCATCTCCACCACCTTCTGCTGGTACAATTCAAAGGTCTGCACCCAGCCCTCGGAGAGACCCAGGGCGTACTCCTGCAGCTCTTCCGCGGGGACTACCGCAGGTCCGCAGTAAGTTTGCGTAATGATGGGCACCACTCGGGACTCCACCTGACGCCTGGCGCGCTCCATCTCCTGCCTGTGTGCGTCCTCCATGGCTCCATACTCGCTCTCCAGTTGCAGGAGACGCTGCTGGAGTTCAGTGTTGGTCCTGTGAGCGACCTGAAGCTCCTTCGCACATCCCTGCAGCTCTCCATTGATGTCCGTGCACACATCCGTCTGCTCGCTGCACAGGCACTGGATCATCTGCAGCTCCCTCcacagcttctccctctccaccTCCGCCTGGGACTTCTCCACGGACAGCTGATCCACCATCCTCCTCAGATCCCGCATCTCAGCCTTGTACTTCGGCTCCAACCCCGCCGTCGTCCTCCTCTGCCTCAGTTTGTTGATCTCGGCCACCAGATGCGCGTTTTCCTGCTCCAGCTGCTTGGTCCTGCACAGATACTGGGCCAGTCTGCTGTTCAGCTGCTGCAGATGCTGTTTCTCGCTCTCAAAAGTTCTCCTGAAAGGCAACAttgtgacatctaatgatgaTACGAATCAAAATGTGAGTTTAAAGATGTGTCTAGTCTGTGGGACAGGTTTACGCAGCGTCTGTGGATACAACTGTGAGGTAATGCGCGATCTGTGTCCCGTTGACAagtgcaggaggaagaggaggatgaggaggaggagggcgggtCCTGGTCCTAGTCCCAGCAGCGCTGCCATGTCCCTGGCAGATGTTCTGCATTATATAATCATAATGtaggactttattctcctaacaGTACAACTTTTTTCTCTAAAGCTTAAATGTTGGatgtataattaattaattaataattataattcagTCAATTTCATAAATTGACATcaattaaataaagaataagCTGATTGATTaagtaaataattattaaattaattaaattattattttattaaaatgggTTTTACTTTGCTGACAACATTTATTGCATATTAAATTCAACAGACTggaataaaaaattaaaattgtacactgtaaaaaaaataataataagtaaaattTAAATCTATAGTGGTCActccagtgtttttttcaggagctaaatacagaaaacaaaaggtttGTCCGAACTTAGCCTGAATGCATCACTTCCTCGCAAAGCTTCCATCTTTATTTACCTGGTAGGAGCTCCACCAAGCGGACAAAATTGGAGTTGCAGGGAGCtggattgtttttcttcagtgtcaGTGCGACGTGACTGCGTTATGAGCGGCAGGGAAACTGTGGTTATTACAGGTAAATATAGTGGCAGTTAAAACAATACTGTATGTGGTTTCatctttaagtgtgtttttaaatctgccTTCAAGGGTTTGGACCGTTCAGACAGTTCTGGGTGAACCCGAGCTGGAGAGCAGCCCAGGTAACAACACACattacacatcacacacacatgctgtttatgaatgtgtgatatttgtaaACAACACAGGACCTGAAGTTGTGTGGATTGGGTGAGAGGATTGAAGTTCACATCAAGGAGATACCAGTGAGTTATGTTCAATCTCAGCATGTCATTGCTGAGATTTGGCAAACTCTCAACCCAAaggtaaagaaataaaaaaaacaccagaaccatagattttcttgttttaaattgTGTCAAACGAGGTATTATCTCTTAAATCTCTTCATTAAACCAACCTTTTCATACATTGTTGGTACATTTTAGTCaaattgtatatttatatcggttttaaatactacattttatatttgttgtttttatggtgatttttctCTAACGTCTTGTGGTTTTTAAAGATGAATTCACAGGGATGATTTAATAAAACCTGCATTCAGTGCTTTCAAAGGTCCAGAGAATTTTGACAGAGAttgaagataaaaataataatgaaacattGTACACTTAGGTTTTAAGTGCACAATGACCGGATTGCTTGAACTGTTGTTATTCATTAACCACAGAATgagacttttatatttatatcaggatcAGCTCTGGGGAGGCCGCCATTTTGAATAAACACACTGTaccttcatccatccatccatccatccatcttctaccacttcatcctccacatgagggacatGAGGGACATGGGGGACATGGGGgacgctgtgccaatctcagctgacatagggcaaaaggcagatcaccagtccacagacaaacagccatccaGAGTGGGACGGAACCCACAAAGACACaggcagaaagacccttgttccaactgggtcgcgaacccgggtcttcttttTTGcgaaggcaagagtgctaaccactacaccaaccgtgtggccctgtggCCCCTGTGGCCCCTGTACCTTTACCTGGAACAAACAGTGTcataaatatcatcataaagTCGGGTTGTATTATCAATATAATAAGTATTTTGTGAcattcctggttttaaaggctgctgcattgataatcatatttattatattgaatacatttgaaaatcCAGATAAATGAAATCGTATATATTCTGCTTTTAGGGCGTAGGTGTTAGCAatgttgcctttgcagcaagaaaacccGGG
Encoded proteins:
- the synm gene encoding synemin, which produces MLPFRRTFESEKQHLQQLNSRLAQYLCRTKQLEQENAHLVAEINKLRQRRTTAGLEPKYKAEMRDLRRMVDQLSVEKSQAEVEREKLWRELQMIQCLCSEQTDVCTDINGELQGCAKELQVAHRTNTELQQRLLQLESEYGAMEDAHRQEMERARRQVESRVVPIITQTYCGPAVVPAEELQEYALGLSEGWVQTFELYQQKVVEMEQAMKADQAMLSDLQREKMQYAVQMDNLRKEAEKQGRLQMRLEDELINMQETFRVDLSNYQMIVEQLEQERNLMANTIAEKTQEHQHLLKVKMDLGMEVAAYRALLEGERVSLEDAHRRVNQHQRERIIDIKKPAQPYTPRASMLTTRQHTDVRYTQPTPSLTRSPIVSSGSRSPSKVIPISVADRARYQSPASRRDMISFSKARAAASAPVSTTTAASAKDEQTRKHEIHMSPSVQKTSEERTVKIKQVSREESQISPIKSPTAETKSVRVLSPMMSLSTDIETESQRELLDEMERDHGYGVKFEDEWETESTSEQKILDSVSVEEIIEKVIRPAGLEARVCSPGESKVKYHVEKTEEENGTTKTQIVLESKVEEEVDFGEDSALDKLLSQGAKKMSLEDIEDTAAGSMIKNLFSDLQGAEILQNKSVNVQIIEEPVDSRSKYEVEVEEMYRSTQEPVDSHSKYEVEVKEMSRSTQEPVDSHSKYEVEVEEMSRSTQKPVDSHSKYKVEVEEMSRSTQEPGNSHSKYEGEVEEMSRSTQEPVDSHSKYKVEVEEMSRSTQEPGDSHSKYEGVVKEMSRSTYHQPSSTYFQIEELENVPYDTHMQLHDVTKSFTTDADTSRDESVHVEDISRQSDSPYFSHDQESHEYFVSTPDDNLSESEEGGGITSYGHYGMVDDLSDEKYYQDGNIPLNTAIKKRGDEYKFLSDLKDGFPECIIEEEICVSPVVQESMLEFLREDSLEPKEQLKGALEKLQSSVSGPLKEELAFLTKISRESPENMAVNVTKVQQSSDNGTMTIVAELNVSQTLEDSGLLEAEDDLSEEQIMAALRSSNHEFEKAFHVGAGGGYSFSIDKTEDIAHGEEYEGFTDQGESASEITERHIKFRPSEKSFDFQMGSHSGVSSQQELLSEISESPEKTSQEKRVATIYLDSPND